TCATCGAAGGGACGCTGGATACCTGTGCTTGGGGATGTTGCTGCCGGTATTCCGATTGACGCTATTGAGGATATCGTTGACTACGAGGAAATCCCCAACGAAATGGCAAAGTCCGGTGAGTTCTTCGGCCTACGCATTAAAGGCGATTCGATGCTCCCTGTCATGAAAACCGGAGATGTAGTTATTGTACGGAAACAAGATACTGTCGAAGATGGAGATATTGCCGTTGTACTGGTAAATGGTGATTCGGCTACCGTTAAAAAGGTTAAGATAGTTCAAAACGGGATTTATCTAATCCCGTTTAATACGGCTTTTGCCCCGATGCTATACTCACAAGCGGATATTGATTCTCTTCCTGTTAAGATTCTTGGCAGGGTTATGGAGCTAAGAGCTAAGTTTTAGGTAGCTACATTACAACTTTATATTGGTAGGGTGACGCATATGGTACGGTTGATGGAGAAATTGAAGGTTGGAATATTGGCTACGGAGATGCAATAGATGATTACCGCAATGGCGGTTTAGATTTTGATTATGCACATGATAATTAGTGATAGGTAGGGTTAAATATGAAAATTGCTGGAATCATTATGATTGTTTTTGATGCATTAGCTTGGATTGGCGGATACATGAAAACAGGTATCCCTCCGATGGGTCTCATTTATATTTTACTCCTGCTGGGCGGAATTGCTCTTATTGCAAATAGCGGCAAAGGGAAACAGCGGATACAGAATCACCCTAACGTTAAAACCTTAACCGTGCAGAACGAAAAGCCACATACTTTCAGGCAAGTATCAAGGTTTTGTAAGCGCTGTGGCAGCCAAATTGACACAGAAACGAAAAAATGCACTGGCTGTGGCAAGCAATACCCATACTTCAACGAAAAGCTATTTTGGCGTGTTTTTACGCCTGTTATATGCATTGTATTAGCC
Above is a genomic segment from Luoshenia tenuis containing:
- a CDS encoding LexA family protein, with protein sequence MNKIRALREAANKPQKELAIDIGVRQPTISDWEAGRKDPSTKNAQKLASYFGVSVDYLLGRDDEPFRGAALQSSKGRWIPVLGDVAAGIPIDAIEDIVDYEEIPNEMAKSGEFFGLRIKGDSMLPVMKTGDVVIVRKQDTVEDGDIAVVLVNGDSATVKKVKIVQNGIYLIPFNTAFAPMLYSQADIDSLPVKILGRVMELRAKF